In Oligoflexus sp., the DNA window GACTGGGTGCTGTTAAGGCTGGAGCGAACTATGCCGCAAGCCTGCGCGCATCCGTGCAGGCCAAGGCCAAGGGCTGTTCCCAGGTCCTCTGGCTTGATACGCAGCATGAAGGCATCGAAGAAGTCGGAACGATGAATGTCTTTTTCGTCTTCAAGGATGAGATCGTGACCCCTGCCTTGAATGGAAGCATCCTGGCTGGCGGCATGCGGGATTCCGTATTGCAGATCCTCCGTTCGCACAAGAATTTCTCACGCCTCCGAATCAGCGAACGCCGCCTCACCATAACTGAAGTCCGGGAGCGTCACGCGAGGG includes these proteins:
- a CDS encoding aminotransferase class IV; this encodes LGAVKAGANYAASLRASVQAKAKGCSQVLWLDTQHEGIEEVGTMNVFFVFKDEIVTPALNGSILAGGMRDSVLQILRSHKNFSRLRISERRLTITEVRERHARGELQEIFGTGTAAVISPVGEIRSEGQSLTIGDDIGSVSSWLLNTIQGMQWGSVPDDFGWMRRLEDLA